The Thalassophryne amazonica chromosome 8, fThaAma1.1, whole genome shotgun sequence genome includes a window with the following:
- the LOC117515880 gene encoding receptor-interacting serine/threonine-protein kinase 3-like yields MAQRRHNTYKTLPVGDDSLRNWSVAGHGGFGYVYKARHKDWGFDVAIKLLRDGVGSIPKDQALWKEANHMDDVSCEFVLRVYGMYQGCPPGSGFSSQQGIVMEYMNRGSIQTLLTDLSGPPPWPLVFRLAHQVALGMNFLHSRNLLHQDLKPSNVLLNDDLNAKIADFGLARISASALNNSSEIIGEKGGSYKYMPPEAFSLSYEPVRAADRYSYGVLLWSIISGKEPYQGADYSIVALRIPRGDRPNCEEIEQLKADGLQEVVVLMKSCWDQNPSKRPVFKDCLVITESVFSRHKKDIPIAVHQVLTKLESPVIDELMISTASNIPFQETEQSAMNDSVDAIFAESQSSSKQVPVNVVTHKICDEEKAKFVDDKRATLIQDISNVMAITEELGRMVYPEVYSMIEAEKIRQTKVRLLFNNTLHSGGVKVKAAFFDALKKHEPYLVERLGG; encoded by the exons ATGGCGCAGCGGAGGCACAATACCTACAAGACTTTACCAGTTGGTGATGACAGCCTGCGGAACTGGAGCGTGGCCGGCCATGGAGGCTTTGGTTACGTCTACAAGGCCAGACACAAGGACTGGGGCTTTGATGTGGCAATTAAGCTGTTGCGTGATGGTGTTGG CTCCATACCAAAGGATCAGGCACTGTGGAAAGAAGCAAACCACATGGATGATGTATCCTGTGAGTTTGTACTGAGGGTTTATGGAATGTACCAAGGTTGTCCACCTGGGAGTGGATTCTCCAGTCAGCAGGGAATAGTCATGGAGTACATGAACAGAGGATCTATTCAGACCCTGCTGACAGACCTTTCTGGTCCGCCACCTTGGCCTCTGGTCTTCCGCTTGGCCCATCAAGTGGCTCTTGGGATGAACTTTCTCCACTCAAGGAATCTTTTGCACCAGGACCTAAAGCCAAGTAATGTCCTGTTGAATGATGACCTCAATGCCAAG ATAGCAGACTTTGGTCTGGCCAGAATCTCTGCCAGTGCTTTGAACAACAGCAGTGAAATAATAGGAGAGAAAGGAGGATCTTACAAGTACATGCCCCCAGAAGCTTTCAGTCTCTCATATGAACCTGTCCGTGCTGCAGACAGATACAG CTATGGTGTCCTCCTCTGGTCCATTATTTCTGGTAAAGAGCCATATCAAG GGGCGGATTACAGTATTGTGGCGTTACGAATCCCCAGAGGAGACAGACCAAATTGTGAGGAAATTGAGCAGCTGAAAGCAGATGGACTACAAGAAGTGGTTGTCCTCATGAAAAGCTGCTGGGATCAGAATCCATCAAAGAGACCTGTTTTTAAAG ACTGTCTTGTAATCACTGAGAGTGTGTTCTCTCGACACAAGAAGGACATTCCCATCGCTGTACATCAAGTCTTAACAAAGCTG GAGTCCCCAGTTATTGATGAACTGATGATAAGTACAGCTTCTAACATTCCCTTTCAGGAAACAG AACAGTCAGCGATGAATGATAGTGTGGATGCCATATTTGCTGAATCTCAAAGTTCTTCAAAACAG GTTCCTGTTAATGTGGTTACCCACAAAATCTGTGATGAGGAAAaag CAAAGTTTGTGGATGACAAAAGGGCAACGTTAATTCAGGACATTTCCAACGTGATGGCCATAACAGAAGAGTTGGGACGTATGGTTTATCCTGAAGTCTACTCAATGATCGAAGCAGAAAAGATACGCCAGACCAAAGTGAGATTGCTCTTTAACAACACACTTCACTCAGGAGGGGTAAAGGTCAAAGCAGCCTTCTTTGATGCCCTGAAGAAGCATGAGCCCTACCTTGTGGAGAGGCTAG GTGGCTGA